In the Aeromicrobium fastidiosum genome, GCGGCGGCGTCCTTGCCCGTCCAGTCCCAGATCTCGGCTGCGAATCCCGCCGCGTGGATGCGTTCGACCCGCTCGAGATGCGGCAGGTCGGTGTAGACCATCTCGGAGCAGACGGCCAGATAGAAGCTGCCGGGAAGGGGCCCGAGGTCGACGGTCATCGTGCGACCCCCGCCCGAGCGCCTGACGTCATCGAGTCGATGCAGGCCTGGGCGATCGCGAACGCCGCGAAGGCGTCGTCGCCCGTGACCGACGGCGCGCGCCCCTGCTGCACCGCGAGCGCGAACTCGGCGAGCTCGCCCGTGTAGGCGTCGATCAGCAGCTCGGTGTCGCTGTGCGACGTCGCGGCCACGCGACCCGCGGCGTCGTGCACGCGCAGGGACGACCGGGCGCCCTCGCCCATCGTGACCATGCCCTCGGATCCCAGCACCTCGCCACGCACGTCGTAGCCGTACGTCGCCGCGAAGCTCGCCTCGGCCGTCGCGATGGCCCCGTTGTCGTAGCGGATGACGACGGTGGCGTGGTCGAGCAGCGTCGGGTGGCCCGGCGACGTCAGCGAGTCGGCCGTCGCGACGACGTCGATGGCCTGCGCTCCGGGGTTGAGCCAGTTGAGCGTGTCGAAGTCGTGGATCAGGGTCTGCGTGAAGATCGTCCACGGCGGCACGACGTCGGGGTCGGACGGCCCGCGGCCCGGGTCGCGCGTCAGCGAGCGCAGCTGGCGGACCGCGCCGAGCCGGCCCGCGACGATCGCCTCGTGCGCCTCGACGAACTCGCGGGCGAAGCGGCGGTTGAACCCGACCTGCAATGCCACGCCCGCCGCGGCCGCCGCTGACCGGGCAGCGGAGATCTCGGCCAGGCTCATGCCAGCCGGCTTCTCGCTGAAGACGTGCTTGCCGGCCTCGGCGGCAGCGGTGATCAGCTCGGCGTGGGCGACCGACGACGCGGCGATCACGACGGCGTCGACGTCGTCGGACGCGAGCAGCGCCTCGACGGACGTCTCACCCCGCGCACCGAGCGGCTCCGCGAGCTCGGACGCCGCGCCCGGACGGGGGTCGGCGACGACCGTGAGCGTGGCCTCGGGCACCCTGCGGGCGATGACGGTGGCGTGCGAGGCACCGATGCGGCCGGCACCGATCAGGCCGATGCGGACAGGTGGGACGGGCATGGAGATCCTTCGGGACTAGAACGTTCTAGAAAGAAGACGATAGAGTGCCGCACGAGCGCCGTCAACACGCCGGCCCGACACCGACCGCGAAGGGGGCCCTGCGTGACCGAGCGCATCCGACGGCCCCCGGCGTCGCGCCCCACGCTCGCCGACGTCGCCCGCGAGGCCGGGGTCTCGACCGCGCTCGTCTCGATCGTCATGCGCGGGGTGCCCGGTGCCAGCGACGCGACCCGCGAGCGCGTGCGAGCGATCGCCGACGACATGGGCTACGTCCGGGACGAGCGTGCGCGCAAGCTGCGCCAGTCGAGCTCGAGGCTCATCGGTGTCACCTTCGACCTCCAGCAGGCCTTCCACGGCGACCTCGTCGAGCACCTGTACACCGCGGCCGCCGCGCGCGGGTACGACCTGGCGATCAGCGCCGTGGCACCCAGCCGGGGCGAGGACGTCGCCCTGCAGGCGCTGCTGCGGGAGCGGTGTGAGGTCGCCGTCCTGCTCGGCTCGACGCTCGCCGACGACACTCTCGCCGCGACGGCCCACCGCGTCCCCCTGCTGCTGGTCGCGCGCCGCAGCAGCGCCGACGGGGTCTCGTCGGTGCACAGCGACGACGCCGCCGGCGTCGGACTCGCCGTCGACCACCTGGTGTCGCTGGGCCACCGCAGCCTCG is a window encoding:
- a CDS encoding LacI family DNA-binding transcriptional regulator; protein product: MTERIRRPPASRPTLADVAREAGVSTALVSIVMRGVPGASDATRERVRAIADDMGYVRDERARKLRQSSSRLIGVTFDLQQAFHGDLVEHLYTAAAARGYDLAISAVAPSRGEDVALQALLRERCEVAVLLGSTLADDTLAATAHRVPLLLVARRSSADGVSSVHSDDAAGVGLAVDHLVSLGHRSLAHVDGGTAPGADDRRHGFTVAVERHGVEGRVVAGGPTEHDGARCMAALLDSPGPPTGVVAFNDRSAAGAIDLLVRRRLDVPDDVSVIGYDDSRLAIGPHAQMSTISQNATEMAETAVDGALDLLAGGDAREVVLAPHLVARSTTGPAR
- a CDS encoding Gfo/Idh/MocA family oxidoreductase, producing MPVPPVRIGLIGAGRIGASHATVIARRVPEATLTVVADPRPGAASELAEPLGARGETSVEALLASDDVDAVVIAASSVAHAELITAAAEAGKHVFSEKPAGMSLAEISAARSAAAAAGVALQVGFNRRFAREFVEAHEAIVAGRLGAVRQLRSLTRDPGRGPSDPDVVPPWTIFTQTLIHDFDTLNWLNPGAQAIDVVATADSLTSPGHPTLLDHATVVIRYDNGAIATAEASFAATYGYDVRGEVLGSEGMVTMGEGARSSLRVHDAAGRVAATSHSDTELLIDAYTGELAEFALAVQQGRAPSVTGDDAFAAFAIAQACIDSMTSGARAGVAR